A single window of Onychostoma macrolepis isolate SWU-2019 chromosome 16, ASM1243209v1, whole genome shotgun sequence DNA harbors:
- the si:ch211-198c19.1 gene encoding uncharacterized protein si:ch211-198c19.1: MMTNHYSLLFAILVIAIKTLNTEEELKETGFGFPPPRHGLALIKWYVKTCIDNNMVALCNPVAGQFGFHEFHNSGFLLPPLKDKHTYMYFTIGNLHYRHAKDLPYEVRKYYDPHNKMSNMDRVIVKLNRNKNKIEEIYISEHYNPPRTFQLGASLIGDLRQDQNSQNILHKIFYY, from the coding sequence ATGATGACAAATCATTACAGCCTTTTGTTTGCCATCTTGGTCATCgccattaaaacattaaacactgAAGAGGAGCTGAAGGAGACTGGGTTTGGATTTCCACCTCCCCGACATGGACTTGCCCTAATTAAGTGGTATGTGAAAACCTGTATTGACAATAACATGGTGGCTCTCTGTAACCCTGTGGCTGGACAGTTTGGGTTCCATGAGTTCCATAACAGTGGGTTCCTGCTCCCTCCGCTGAAGGACAAACACACGTATATGTACTTCACCATAGGAAACCTTCACTACCGACACGCTAAGGATCTTCCCTATGAAGTGAGGAAATACTATGATCCACATAACAAAATGAGCAACATGGACAGGGTCATTGTGAAGCTCAACAGGAACAAGAACAAAATCGAGGAGATCTACATATCAGAGCACTATAATCCTCCCAGAACTTTTCAGTTAGGAGCCTCTCTCATCGGTGACTTAAGACAGGACCAGAACtctcaaaacattttacataagattttctattattaa